A single genomic interval of Deltaproteobacteria bacterium harbors:
- a CDS encoding HAD-IA family hydrolase yields the protein MLRWNRQPLEAVLLDLDDTILDNQAGLEAAWARVAAELAGRLGDVPAPAVRAALAAASDWYWSDDERHRTGRLDMPGSRRAVIGRVLDVLGRPDPRLADDVSALYTALRDASYAPFPGALEALARLRACAPALGLVTNGAADAQRAKIERWDLARYFDVIAIEGEVGAGKPDPRHFGHALGALGADPAATLMAGDNYHCDVLGALALGLHAVWIDREGRVAPPVAGAAPPGTGSRRPHRTLASFVELAGELGV from the coding sequence ATGCTGCGCTGGAACCGCCAGCCCCTCGAGGCCGTGCTCCTCGACCTCGACGACACGATCCTCGACAACCAGGCCGGGCTCGAAGCGGCCTGGGCGCGCGTCGCCGCCGAGCTGGCGGGGCGGCTCGGCGACGTGCCGGCGCCGGCCGTGCGCGCCGCGCTCGCCGCGGCGAGCGACTGGTACTGGTCCGACGACGAGCGCCACCGGACGGGCCGGCTCGACATGCCGGGCTCGCGGCGCGCGGTGATCGGGCGCGTGCTCGACGTGCTCGGGCGCCCGGACCCGCGGCTCGCCGACGACGTGTCCGCCCTCTACACCGCCCTGCGCGACGCCTCCTACGCGCCCTTCCCCGGTGCCCTCGAGGCGCTCGCGCGGCTGCGCGCGTGCGCGCCCGCGCTGGGCCTCGTGACGAACGGCGCGGCCGATGCGCAGCGCGCCAAGATCGAGCGCTGGGACCTCGCGCGCTACTTCGACGTGATCGCGATCGAGGGCGAGGTCGGCGCTGGCAAGCCGGACCCGCGCCACTTCGGTCACGCCCTCGGCGCGCTCGGCGCCGATCCGGCCGCCACCCTGATGGCCGGCGACAACTACCACTGCGACGTGCTCGGCGCCCTCGCGCTCGGGCTGCACGCGGTGTGGATCGATCGCGAGGGGAGGGTCGCGCCGCCGGTCGCAGGCGCCGCTCCGCCCGGGACCGGCTCCCGGAGGCCGCATCGCACGCTCGCCTCGTTCGTCGAGCTGGCCGGGGAGCTGGGGGTCTAG
- a CDS encoding FAD-dependent oxidoreductase, with protein MALRTVVVVGASLAGLRAVEALRERGFEGRLVWVGAEPHAPYDRPPLSKEILRGEWEPEAIALARGGLEAFGAERRFGVRAASLDTAGRRVVLAGGERIAFDGLVIATGAAARRLPGQPVLAGVHVLRTLGDALAIRDALAKRPRVAVVGGGFLGAEVAASCRQMGLAVAMIEALGNPLEQALGPALGGLYAGLHREHGVELVTGAPVEALEGAGRVERVRLAGGRRLDAELVVVGIGVRPETGWLEGSGLTLRDGVVCDERCRAAPGIVAAGDVARWRHPRWGELRLEHWSHAVEQARAAVGALLDGDAAPPFAPVPSVWSEQYGARLLVAGLPRAGDELRVVEGSLEERRFTALFGRAGRLTGAAAIGPARRFLPWRRALAGDLGLDEALARAGA; from the coding sequence TTGGCCCTGCGGACGGTCGTCGTGGTCGGTGCCTCCCTGGCGGGGCTGCGGGCCGTGGAGGCGCTGCGCGAGCGCGGCTTCGAGGGGCGTCTCGTCTGGGTCGGCGCCGAGCCGCACGCGCCCTACGACCGGCCACCGCTCTCGAAGGAGATCCTGCGCGGCGAGTGGGAGCCGGAGGCGATCGCGCTGGCCCGTGGCGGGCTGGAGGCCTTCGGCGCCGAGCGGCGCTTCGGCGTGCGAGCCGCCTCGCTCGACACCGCCGGGCGTCGGGTCGTGCTGGCGGGCGGCGAGCGGATCGCCTTCGACGGCCTCGTGATCGCGACGGGCGCCGCGGCCCGCCGCCTGCCCGGGCAGCCCGTGCTCGCGGGGGTCCACGTCCTGCGCACGCTCGGCGACGCGCTCGCGATCCGCGACGCGCTCGCGAAGCGGCCGCGCGTCGCCGTGGTGGGCGGCGGCTTCCTCGGGGCGGAGGTCGCCGCGAGCTGCCGGCAGATGGGCCTCGCGGTCGCGATGATCGAGGCGCTCGGCAACCCGCTCGAGCAGGCGCTCGGGCCCGCGCTCGGCGGGCTCTACGCGGGGCTGCACCGGGAGCACGGGGTGGAGCTCGTGACCGGCGCGCCGGTCGAGGCGCTGGAAGGCGCGGGCCGCGTCGAGCGCGTGCGCCTGGCCGGCGGCCGCCGCCTGGACGCCGAGCTGGTGGTCGTCGGGATCGGCGTGCGGCCCGAGACCGGCTGGCTCGAGGGCTCGGGGCTCACGCTGCGCGACGGCGTCGTCTGCGACGAGCGCTGCCGCGCGGCGCCCGGGATCGTCGCCGCCGGCGACGTGGCGCGCTGGCGCCACCCGCGCTGGGGCGAGCTGCGCCTCGAGCACTGGAGCCACGCGGTCGAGCAGGCCCGGGCCGCGGTGGGCGCGCTGCTCGACGGCGACGCCGCGCCGCCCTTCGCGCCGGTGCCCAGCGTCTGGTCGGAGCAGTACGGCGCGAGGCTCCTCGTTGCGGGCCTGCCGCGGGCGGGCGACGAGCTGCGGGTCGTCGAAGGCAGCCTCGAGGAGCGCCGCTTCACCGCGCTCTTCGGGCGCGCGGGACGGCTCACCGGTGCGGCCGCGATCGGCCCGGCGCGCCGCTTCCTCCCGTGGCGGCGCGCCCTCGCCGGGGACCTCGGCCTCGACGAGGCGCTCGCCCGCGCGGGCGCGTGA